Proteins from a genomic interval of bacterium:
- a CDS encoding glycosyltransferase, with protein MSEPQSKYRPIALTYMVHYLPGFQAGGAMRTLLNMVEAIGDDVEFRIVTKDRDFLATEPYPDVPPGEWVRVGKAHVLYVAPENLSSNYFAELARTTPHDLVYCPSFFDPRFTLLPLLLHWLGRTPQVPVVVAPQNELSPGALSLKALKKRTFLTLAKLLGFHRGVVFHASSELEREEIRVVFPRSPIVIARNLLHPPDDSGEKSSAPKEAGKLRVVFLSRISAKKNLSSAIRFLCDPELRGDIQFDIFGPIDDPNHWAECQSLLEELPAHLHVNVRGPIENDRIGEVLPDYHLFILPTLGESFGYAILEAMLWGCPALISDRTPWEDLEEHGAGWTLPLEEPSRYREAIQACLDAGPEEQLERVEATKSYARRSLEESGAVEENLNLLLDLLPDAPTPRGR; from the coding sequence TTGAGCGAACCCCAATCAAAATACCGGCCCATCGCGCTGACCTACATGGTCCACTACCTGCCGGGATTCCAGGCGGGCGGCGCGATGCGCACCCTGCTCAACATGGTCGAGGCGATCGGCGACGATGTCGAGTTCCGAATCGTCACGAAAGACCGGGACTTCCTCGCAACCGAGCCCTACCCGGACGTGCCGCCCGGGGAATGGGTCCGCGTCGGCAAGGCCCATGTCTTGTATGTGGCACCGGAGAACCTCTCTAGCAACTACTTCGCCGAACTCGCACGCACGACACCTCACGATCTCGTCTACTGCCCGAGCTTTTTTGACCCGCGATTCACCTTGCTGCCACTCCTCCTGCACTGGCTCGGGCGAACCCCGCAAGTGCCCGTGGTCGTGGCGCCCCAGAACGAACTCTCACCGGGCGCACTGTCCCTGAAGGCCCTCAAGAAGCGCACGTTTCTGACTCTTGCGAAGCTCCTGGGGTTCCATCGCGGTGTGGTCTTCCACGCTTCGAGCGAACTCGAACGTGAGGAGATTCGGGTTGTGTTCCCGCGATCACCCATCGTGATCGCAAGAAACCTCTTGCATCCGCCCGATGACAGTGGGGAAAAGAGCTCTGCACCCAAGGAAGCCGGCAAGTTGCGAGTAGTCTTCCTCTCCCGGATCAGCGCCAAGAAGAACTTGAGCAGCGCGATCCGATTCCTCTGCGACCCGGAGCTGCGCGGCGATATCCAGTTCGACATCTTCGGTCCTATCGATGACCCGAACCATTGGGCAGAATGCCAGTCTCTACTCGAAGAACTCCCCGCCCACTTACACGTCAACGTGCGTGGCCCAATCGAAAATGATCGGATCGGTGAGGTCCTGCCGGACTATCATCTCTTCATCTTGCCGACCCTGGGGGAGAGCTTCGGCTATGCCATCCTCGAGGCCATGTTGTGGGGTTGCCCAGCTCTGATCAGCGATCGCACGCCCTGGGAAGACCTGGAAGAGCACGGAGCGGGTTGGACCCTTCCACTGGAAGAACCTTCTCGCTACCGCGAGGCGATTCAAGCCTGCTTGGATGCCGGGCCGGAGGAGCAACTCGAGCGGGTCGAGGCCACCAAGAGCTATGCGCGACGCTCCCTCGAGGAATCCGGCGCAGTCGAGGAAAACCTCAATCTGCTTCTTGACTTGTTGCCAGACGCGCCCACTCCCCGCGGACGCTGA
- a CDS encoding DUF3473 domain-containing protein yields MPNVFSIDVEDWFHLLENSDAPEFDRWASLESRVRHNMEILLAELAQRNIHSTFFVLGWVAEQHPELVAEIADAGHEIASHGYSHTLIYTQTPEEFRADLRRANDAIGAACGAQPRGFRAPGFSIKHENLWAFDVLQEEGFSYDSSAFPAMRSHGGLPGTTPLPTVLENGLVEFPISTVDLRMARWSYLGGGYLRLLPKRLVLSWAATQERAGIPLIVYLHPRDVDPDQPRLELPAHTYFRTYVGVSNCLAKVTALLDRFEWTTFEEYMRCAPPVAAEQEVASG; encoded by the coding sequence ATGCCCAACGTCTTCTCCATCGACGTCGAAGATTGGTTCCATCTCCTCGAGAACTCCGACGCCCCTGAATTCGACCGCTGGGCGTCGCTGGAATCACGGGTGCGCCACAATATGGAGATCCTTTTGGCGGAGCTCGCTCAGCGCAACATTCACTCCACCTTCTTTGTCTTGGGCTGGGTGGCGGAGCAGCACCCGGAGTTGGTGGCGGAGATCGCCGATGCGGGCCACGAGATCGCGAGCCACGGCTACTCCCACACCCTCATCTATACCCAGACCCCCGAAGAGTTCCGGGCGGATCTGCGCCGGGCCAACGACGCCATCGGGGCGGCTTGCGGAGCCCAGCCCCGGGGCTTTCGAGCCCCCGGCTTCTCCATCAAGCACGAGAACCTCTGGGCCTTCGATGTCCTCCAGGAGGAAGGATTCAGTTACGACTCCTCGGCTTTCCCAGCCATGCGCTCCCACGGCGGCTTGCCGGGTACCACCCCCCTGCCAACAGTGCTCGAGAACGGGCTGGTGGAGTTCCCCATCTCGACCGTCGATCTGCGGATGGCGCGCTGGAGCTACCTGGGCGGCGGCTACTTGCGTCTTCTCCCCAAGCGGCTGGTGCTCTCCTGGGCGGCCACTCAAGAGCGGGCAGGGATCCCCCTCATCGTCTATCTCCACCCTCGAGACGTGGATCCGGACCAGCCTCGCCTTGAACTCCCAGCCCACACCTACTTCCGTACCTATGTGGGAGTCTCGAACTGCCTGGCCAAGGTGACCGCGCTGCTGGACCGCTTCGAGTGGACGACCTTCGAGGAGTACATGCGCTGCGCCCCCCCCGTGGCGGCCGAACAAGAGGTCGCATCGGGGTGA
- a CDS encoding oligosaccharide flippase family protein, whose product MLFNVGFITGSNLLGRVMNLVVLAALGRLFGAEGLGGYSTAVAVTAYFVFVVDFGLSPRLVREGAVSPKSLATEFRKALGLKILMAAPATVGLIGLCLVLPYERWVLELCFLLGLASIIRSFSYLNSAVCRASERLDLEAVATLVNSVTLVASTLICFSLGYSATVVGYTSLAAATLQWCASALMARRFVRFGIVLPPEWRTVRLALPYATTSFTMLAFGQIDVLIVSMIESQEFVGRYASISRLLAIAGTLGSLAGAAILPTATRIYSTTSPEQFRHLVNGALRSVLLLSGATAIAFGALARPGISSIYGAEFVDLYPILRAGSVFLLPKFCVSALSVILTSCGRQGDRARSILLGLVATVVLVLILVPRFGIPGAIGAMVASEIFLLACFTWHLRTYLRFALVAKTIATLVVALPAAGWIHLHFAAEAGWLAVASAVVAPLLFYGVMTLLSGEALGAVRFLIQLRKGRNATWT is encoded by the coding sequence GTGCTGTTCAACGTAGGTTTCATTACAGGCTCGAATCTCTTGGGTCGGGTCATGAACCTGGTGGTTCTGGCAGCCCTGGGTCGTTTGTTTGGGGCCGAAGGGCTGGGTGGTTATTCAACCGCCGTCGCAGTTACTGCCTATTTCGTATTTGTAGTGGATTTCGGGCTCTCGCCTCGGTTGGTGCGCGAAGGGGCAGTTTCGCCGAAGTCACTGGCGACCGAATTTCGCAAGGCATTGGGTCTGAAGATCTTGATGGCCGCCCCCGCGACGGTCGGCCTGATCGGGCTCTGCCTGGTCTTGCCCTACGAGCGTTGGGTTCTCGAGTTGTGCTTTCTGCTCGGTCTTGCCTCGATCATCCGCTCATTTTCGTATCTGAATTCCGCGGTATGTCGTGCGAGCGAACGTCTCGACCTCGAAGCGGTAGCGACCCTCGTGAATTCCGTGACCCTGGTCGCTTCGACCCTGATCTGTTTTTCGCTCGGGTATTCGGCCACGGTCGTTGGCTACACCTCTCTCGCCGCGGCAACCCTCCAGTGGTGTGCTTCCGCACTGATGGCACGCCGTTTCGTGCGCTTCGGCATCGTCCTGCCGCCCGAGTGGAGAACCGTTCGGCTCGCGTTGCCGTACGCCACGACTTCATTCACCATGCTGGCCTTTGGCCAGATTGATGTCTTGATCGTGTCCATGATCGAGAGTCAGGAGTTCGTCGGGCGCTATGCGTCGATTTCGCGGCTGCTTGCGATTGCCGGAACCTTGGGTTCATTGGCAGGGGCCGCAATCCTTCCGACGGCAACGCGGATCTATTCCACGACTTCTCCTGAGCAGTTTCGTCATCTCGTCAACGGGGCCCTGCGCAGTGTGCTCCTGCTTTCGGGGGCGACCGCGATCGCCTTTGGCGCATTGGCTCGGCCAGGAATTTCGTCGATCTATGGCGCCGAGTTCGTGGATCTCTATCCGATCCTGCGCGCGGGCTCGGTTTTTCTCCTCCCGAAGTTCTGTGTTTCGGCGCTGTCCGTGATCTTGACCTCCTGCGGGCGTCAGGGTGACCGGGCGCGCTCGATTCTCCTGGGCTTGGTCGCTACGGTCGTGTTGGTCCTGATATTGGTGCCGCGCTTCGGTATCCCCGGAGCCATCGGTGCGATGGTGGCAAGTGAGATATTTCTGCTGGCTTGCTTCACGTGGCACCTGCGTACCTATCTTCGTTTCGCTCTGGTGGCGAAGACAATCGCGACTCTTGTCGTCGCGTTGCCAGCTGCGGGTTGGATCCATCTGCACTTCGCCGCCGAGGCAGGCTGGCTTGCAGTCGCGAGCGCGGTTGTCGCCCCTCTGCTTTTCTATGGAGTCATGACCCTGCTTTCGGGTGAGGCTCTGGGCGCCGTGCGCTTCTTGATCCAGCTGCGCAAGGGCCGGAACGCTACCTGGACCTGA
- a CDS encoding glycosyltransferase family 4 protein translates to MSDNFPPESNAPAIRTHEHLREWVKAGHDITVVTCAPNFPRGQVYEGYRNRIFQREELDGIKIVRVWTYISSNEGSLKRILDYVSFMLSAVITSCFLRRPDVVIGTSPQFFAAAAAWMVAKLKRRPFVFELRDLWPETILAVGAMKKGRLVQAIEDFATFLYRQADLVVPVTEPFARHLEKVGVDPKRIVVVTNGIEPGQHRPQIDPEQVRDHWGIPRNAFTAGYIGTLGLCHGLSAVLEAAELLKGNPRFHFVLMGDGADRDELEQIARERKLDNVTLIPGQPRQSALELLNAVDVSLVVLKNSPLFETVIPSKIFEAMELRTPILIGVRGESRRIVVEEVGCGIDFPPEDADAMVRSLHQLAEDTAAREKLAARGGEALQERFRRSALAARMLRAVQAVAEGRNPNE, encoded by the coding sequence TTGTCTGACAACTTCCCGCCGGAATCAAACGCGCCCGCGATCCGCACGCACGAACATTTGCGCGAGTGGGTGAAGGCAGGACACGACATCACCGTAGTGACCTGCGCCCCCAATTTCCCCCGCGGCCAGGTCTACGAGGGCTATCGCAACCGCATCTTTCAACGCGAAGAACTCGATGGCATCAAGATCGTCCGAGTATGGACCTACATCTCGAGCAACGAGGGCTCTCTCAAGCGCATTCTCGACTACGTGAGCTTCATGCTGAGTGCTGTCATCACGAGCTGCTTCTTGAGGCGCCCCGACGTGGTGATCGGCACCTCTCCCCAGTTCTTCGCGGCAGCAGCGGCCTGGATGGTGGCCAAGCTCAAACGGCGACCCTTCGTGTTCGAGCTGCGGGACCTGTGGCCCGAAACCATTCTCGCTGTGGGGGCCATGAAGAAGGGGCGTCTCGTCCAAGCGATCGAGGACTTCGCAACCTTCCTCTACCGGCAAGCTGACCTCGTGGTTCCCGTGACCGAGCCTTTCGCGCGGCATCTGGAGAAGGTGGGGGTCGATCCCAAACGCATCGTGGTCGTCACCAATGGCATCGAACCCGGCCAGCACCGACCCCAGATCGACCCCGAACAAGTGCGGGATCACTGGGGCATTCCCCGCAACGCTTTCACCGCCGGATACATCGGCACACTCGGCCTGTGTCACGGGCTGAGCGCAGTTCTCGAGGCGGCGGAGCTGCTCAAAGGGAATCCCCGCTTCCACTTCGTCCTCATGGGGGATGGAGCAGACCGAGACGAGCTGGAGCAGATCGCCCGCGAACGCAAGCTCGACAATGTCACCCTCATCCCCGGACAGCCGCGCCAGAGCGCCCTCGAACTCCTCAATGCTGTAGATGTATCCCTGGTGGTGCTCAAGAACTCCCCCCTTTTCGAGACGGTGATTCCCTCGAAGATCTTCGAGGCGATGGAGCTGCGCACACCCATCTTGATCGGCGTTCGAGGCGAGAGCCGCAGGATCGTCGTGGAAGAAGTGGGCTGTGGTATCGACTTTCCGCCTGAAGACGCCGATGCAATGGTGCGTTCACTGCATCAGCTGGCGGAAGATACCGCCGCACGCGAAAAGCTGGCGGCGCGGGGTGGGGAGGCCCTCCAGGAACGCTTCCGTCGCAGTGCCCTGGCAGCTCGTATGCTGCGCGCTGTGCAGGCCGTGGCCGAGGGCCGAAATCCGAATGAATGA
- a CDS encoding glycosyltransferase family 4 protein: MLRILFCNHTLDPRAGGGERVLDDLLGALDRDRFEVHLAVPRERNLADPVGVGVADAVHRLPAVDFDTRNRGALFGVAWNLLRAVVALAMLILRVRPDVLYVNSIFALHFAGPAALLTRTRFIYHEHNLLSQRSRTLWRHAFFPLARRAARIVAITDAVREELLGAGYSPDHVTTVYNGIGPMPDVNPADPSNPPSLEAGGFVVGQLANLHAWKGQTTAIRAIAELRAESLDLRLLLIGGEPDPAYSKLLRELAEELEVTDRVEFAGYRSDAVSLLPRLSCLLVASRSEPFGLALLEGMRAGIPVVGSAAGGVLEIVTDEEDGLLFSSEDSHALAVQLRRLLEDPELGQRLVRRGHQTVAGRFSVSAQARGVEQVIDAALGYPREG; encoded by the coding sequence GTGCTCCGTATCTTGTTCTGCAACCATACCCTCGACCCGCGAGCTGGAGGCGGCGAGCGTGTGCTCGACGACCTCCTAGGAGCCCTCGACAGGGACCGCTTCGAAGTCCATTTGGCCGTTCCCAGGGAGCGGAATCTGGCGGACCCAGTGGGGGTCGGCGTGGCGGATGCCGTCCATCGGTTGCCTGCGGTGGATTTCGATACCCGGAATCGAGGTGCCCTGTTCGGGGTAGCCTGGAATCTGCTTCGTGCGGTTGTTGCGCTGGCGATGCTGATCCTCCGCGTGCGCCCCGATGTCCTCTACGTGAATTCGATCTTCGCGCTCCACTTTGCCGGACCGGCGGCACTGTTGACGCGCACTCGCTTCATCTACCACGAGCACAATCTGCTTTCCCAGCGTTCACGGACGCTCTGGCGTCACGCGTTCTTTCCATTGGCGCGACGAGCGGCTCGAATCGTCGCCATCACGGATGCAGTTCGCGAGGAACTCCTGGGTGCGGGATATTCACCGGATCATGTGACGACGGTCTACAACGGGATCGGTCCGATGCCTGATGTGAACCCGGCCGATCCATCCAACCCTCCATCCCTCGAGGCAGGTGGATTCGTGGTGGGCCAGCTTGCAAACCTGCATGCATGGAAGGGGCAAACTACCGCGATCCGCGCGATTGCAGAACTTCGGGCGGAATCGCTCGATCTACGCCTGCTGCTGATCGGGGGCGAGCCGGATCCGGCGTACTCGAAACTTCTGCGGGAACTTGCAGAGGAGCTGGAAGTGACTGACCGCGTGGAGTTCGCCGGATATCGTTCCGATGCGGTCTCTCTCTTGCCTCGACTTTCCTGTCTGTTGGTGGCGTCACGTAGCGAGCCTTTTGGGCTCGCTCTTCTCGAGGGGATGCGTGCGGGCATTCCTGTGGTTGGCTCTGCGGCCGGAGGGGTGTTGGAGATCGTGACCGATGAAGAGGACGGCCTGCTCTTTTCGTCCGAGGATTCGCATGCACTTGCCGTTCAACTGCGCCGCCTTCTGGAGGATCCGGAACTCGGACAGCGGCTGGTGCGTCGCGGCCATCAAACCGTTGCCGGGCGCTTTTCCGTCTCGGCCCAGGCGCGAGGTGTCGAACAAGTGATCGATGCGGCTCTCGGCTATCCGAGGGAGGGATAG